One stretch of Corvus moneduloides isolate bCorMon1 chromosome 16, bCorMon1.pri, whole genome shotgun sequence DNA includes these proteins:
- the PDIA2 gene encoding protein disulfide-isomerase A2: protein MRGCGSRLVWLLVLSLAWLGPALGDEDKDEEVVEEEKKQKKEDEVLSDEIKEEDNVLVLHEHNFARALSEHQLLLVEFYAPWCGHCQQLAPAFAQAATELRNESSPARLGKVDATAQTALATEFGITSYPTLKLFRDGNRTHPLAYTGRMDSKGIVRWMQRRAGPSATLLQDTNTAAAFVSSQDLVVVGFFKDLKGEAAQAFFEVAAEMVDMTFGVAEAAELFQAYGLSADTVCLFKKFDERQTNFPVDPARGLDTAELTQLLRVHSLQLVMEFTNETSNQIFSAKIPHHMLLFLNKSSSEQLLLQDGFRAAAGGFRGEVLFVVVDVTGHGADVLPFFGMTPADAPTLRLVKMENNRKYQMEQDNFSDSAIRTFIQAVLDGKVKPHLLSAEPPEDWDTRPVKVLVGKTFEQVAFDETKNVFVKFYAPWCPHCQAMAAAWEELAERYKDREDIVIAEMDSTANELENITIHGFPTLHYFPAGPGRKMVEYKSTRDVETFSKFLDNGGTLPVEPPVTKTPGNSTGKEDSSAPGTDGSRDEL from the exons ATGCGCGGCTGCGGGTCCCGGCTGGTTTGGCTGCTAGTGCTGTCgctggcctggctgggcccggCTTTGGGGGACGAGGATAAGGATGAAGAGGTGgtagaagaggagaaaaagcagaagaaagaggaTGAAGTGCTCTCAGATGAGATCAAGGAGGAGGACAATGTCCTGGTTCTCCATGAGCACAACTTTGCCCGTGCCCTGAGTgagcaccagctgctgctggtggagtTCT ACGCGCCGTGgtgtgggcactgccagcagctggctcCTGCCTTTGCCCAGGCAGCCACTGAGCTGAGGAACGAGTCCAGCCCTGCCCGGCTGGGCAAGGTGGATGCCACGGCACAGACAGCCCTGGCCACTGAGTTTGGCATCACCTCCTACCCCACGCTCAAGCTCTTCCGTGATGGCAACCGCACCCACCCCCTGGCGTACACCG GCCGCATGGACAGCAAGGGCATCGTGCGCTGGATGCAGCGCCGGGCCGGCCCCAGCGCCACGCTGCTGCAGGACACCAACACCGCCGCCGCCTTTGTCAGCTCCCAGGACTTGGTGGTCGTTGGCTTCTTCAAG GACCTGAAGGGTGAGGCAGCCCAGGCGTTCTTCGAGGTGGCTGCCGAGATGGTGGACATGACGTTTGGCgtggcagaggcagctgagctCTTCCAGGCATATGGGCTGTCAGCTGACACCGTCTGCCTGTTCAAGAAG ttTGATGAGAGACAGACAAACTTCCCTGTGGACCCAGCACGGGGGCTGGACACTGCCGAGCTCACCCAGCTGCTCCGCGTCcacagcctgcagctggtgATGGAGTTCACCAACGAG acATCCAACCAGATCTTCAGTGCCAAGATCCCCCATCACATGCTGCTCTTCCTCAACAAGTCTTCATCGGAGCAGCTGTTGCTGCAGGATGGCTTCAGGGCAGCTGCCGGTGGCTTCCGGGGTGAG GTGCTCTTCGTGGTGGTGGATGTGACCGGGCATGGTGCCGACGTCCTGCCCTTCTTTGGCATGACCCCTGCTGACGCTCCCACCCTGCGCCTCGTCAAGATGGAGAACAATCGCAAGTACCAGATGGAGCAGGACAACTTCTCGGATTCGGCCATTCGCACCTTCATCCAGGCAGTGCTGGACGGCAAGGTGAAG CCTCACCTGCTGAGTGCCGAGCCCCCCGAGGACTGGGACACGCGGCCCGTTAAAGTCCTGGTGGGGAAGACCTTTGAGCAGGTGGCGTTCGATGAGACCAAGAATGTCTTCGTCAAGTTCT ACGCGCCGTGGTGCCCCCACTGCCAGGCCATGGCGGCCGCCTGGGAGGAGCTGGCCGAGCGCTACAAGGACCGCGAGGACATCGTCATCGCCGAGATGGACTCCACGGCCAACGAGCTGGAGAACATCACCATCCACGGCTTCCCCACCCTGCACTACttccccgcggggccgggcaggaAG ATGGTTGAGTATAAGAGCACCCGAGATGTGGAGACCTTCTCCAAGTTCCTGGACAACGGGGGGACACTACCTGTGGAGCCTCCG gTGACCAAGACCCCTGGGAACAGCACGGGCAAGGAGGATTCAAGTGCGCCGGGGACAGATGGATCCCGGGATGAGTTGTGA